A portion of the Bdellovibrio bacteriovorus genome contains these proteins:
- a CDS encoding DsbA family protein produces the protein MKALKLFGIGALALSLVNCAPSAKQLKEAVEKDPSIVFAAIEKAPEQFIEVVNKAAQNAQKQAQEKAVAEEGKKRDEEFANPLKPAVEEGRVVWGPKDAKVTIIEYSDFECPYCAKGHSTVEEVMKAYPQDVKVVFKHLPLDFHPMAMPAARYFEAVAMQDGAKAKKFYDIIFENQGDLRSKKEGFLKDAAKRAGADMKKVEKDLNSEAITKRIEADMEEARKFNFSGTPGFLINGVSLRGAYPFPEFKEIIDRHLGKGGEKKTE, from the coding sequence TTGAAAGCACTTAAGTTATTCGGTATCGGCGCGTTGGCATTGTCTCTAGTGAACTGTGCTCCATCTGCTAAACAATTGAAAGAAGCTGTAGAAAAAGATCCAAGCATCGTTTTCGCAGCAATCGAAAAAGCTCCTGAGCAATTCATCGAAGTGGTGAACAAAGCGGCCCAAAACGCTCAAAAACAAGCTCAAGAAAAAGCGGTTGCTGAAGAAGGCAAAAAGCGCGATGAAGAGTTTGCTAATCCATTGAAGCCTGCTGTTGAAGAAGGCCGCGTTGTATGGGGACCTAAAGACGCCAAAGTAACTATCATCGAATACTCTGACTTCGAGTGCCCATACTGCGCAAAAGGTCATTCAACTGTTGAAGAAGTTATGAAGGCTTACCCGCAAGACGTGAAAGTTGTTTTCAAGCACTTGCCTCTTGATTTCCATCCAATGGCAATGCCAGCAGCTCGTTACTTTGAAGCGGTTGCTATGCAGGACGGCGCTAAAGCTAAAAAATTCTATGACATCATTTTTGAAAACCAAGGCGATCTTCGCTCTAAAAAAGAAGGTTTCTTAAAAGATGCTGCGAAAAGAGCTGGTGCGGACATGAAGAAAGTTGAAAAAGACCTTAACTCTGAAGCGATCACGAAACGCATCGAAGCAGACATGGAAGAAGCTCGTAAGTTCAACTTCTCTGGAACGCCAGGCTTCTTGATCAACGGTGTGTCACTTCGTGGTGCTTATCCGTTCCCAGAGTTTAAAGAAATCATCGATCGTCATCTTGGTAAAGGTGGCGAGAAAAAAACGGAATAG
- a CDS encoding helix-turn-helix domain-containing protein — MIENQAPRWTKENIRSLRLRLGWSKSELAYRLHCSPAQVDQWENQSSSAMDPNISSALEIILRQAEACSEEVHFTPAAENQCDKKALEQIDFSLVKAELE; from the coding sequence ATGATTGAAAATCAAGCGCCCCGCTGGACGAAAGAAAACATCCGCTCTTTGCGTCTTCGTCTGGGCTGGAGCAAATCTGAACTTGCTTATCGTCTTCACTGTTCACCCGCTCAAGTCGACCAATGGGAAAACCAAAGCTCTTCCGCGATGGACCCTAATATCTCATCGGCCTTAGAAATCATCCTTCGACAGGCCGAAGCTTGCAGTGAAGAAGTTCACTTCACTCCCGCTGCTGAAAATCAATGCGATAAAAAAGCGTTAGAGCAAATCGACTTTTCATTGGTGAAAGCCGAGCTCGAATAA
- a CDS encoding septum formation initiator family protein → MSYSKFAIGLRRFLNHPAKVALCCLGIFVVSIILNGNLFRLWSLHRDFDRITVDISQAKANIASLSDQLKQAKDPAFIERQARDKLDLAGEHDLVFVFPEQ, encoded by the coding sequence ATGTCTTACAGTAAGTTCGCGATCGGTCTTCGTCGTTTTTTAAATCATCCCGCAAAAGTGGCGTTGTGCTGTCTGGGGATTTTTGTTGTTTCCATTATCTTGAATGGAAATCTATTTCGCTTGTGGAGCTTGCACCGTGATTTTGATCGAATCACTGTGGACATTTCTCAAGCAAAAGCGAACATTGCGAGCCTTTCTGACCAACTGAAGCAAGCCAAAGATCCAGCCTTTATTGAGCGCCAGGCCCGCGATAAATTAGATCTGGCGGGTGAGCATGATCTGGTTTTTGTTTTTCCTGAACAATAG
- the eno gene encoding phosphopyruvate hydratase: MSEIISLVSREILDSRGNPTIEVEVKTADGNMGRAAVPSGASTGAHEAYELRDGDKNRFLGKGVFKAVDNVREKIAPEIIGLNVTEQVYIDKILRELDGSENKSNLGANAILGVSLAVAKAAAADVNLPLYRYVGGSQACRLPVPLMNVLNGGAHANNGLDIQEFMIVPTVNNSYAESLRAGAEIFHTLKKILGKKGLSTAVGDEGGFAPKLGSNQEALDLLMNAIVDAGYDPGQNVFLALDVAATEMYKDGTYEWQGSRISATELLGIYKSWTEKYPMISIEDGFSEDDWDGWVKATAELGQTCQLVGDDLFVTNPKRLRMGLEKRAANALLVKVNQIGTLTETFEAVNLAQRNRYKTVMSHRSGETEDVTIADLAVALNCHQIKTGSLCRGERTAKYNQLLRIEEDLGGMGLYWDKAAFR, translated from the coding sequence ATGTCTGAAATCATCAGCTTAGTATCTCGTGAAATCTTGGATAGCCGTGGAAATCCAACCATCGAAGTGGAAGTAAAAACCGCAGATGGCAATATGGGCCGTGCCGCGGTTCCATCGGGCGCCTCTACCGGTGCTCATGAAGCTTACGAGCTTCGCGACGGAGACAAAAATCGTTTCCTGGGAAAAGGTGTTTTCAAAGCGGTTGATAACGTGCGCGAAAAAATCGCTCCGGAAATCATTGGCCTGAATGTGACTGAGCAAGTTTATATCGATAAAATTTTGCGTGAACTTGATGGTTCAGAAAATAAATCAAACCTGGGTGCCAATGCGATCTTGGGAGTGTCACTAGCTGTGGCGAAAGCCGCTGCGGCGGACGTGAACTTGCCATTGTATCGTTACGTCGGTGGATCACAAGCTTGCCGCTTGCCGGTTCCATTGATGAACGTTCTTAATGGTGGCGCGCATGCCAACAACGGTTTGGACATTCAAGAGTTCATGATCGTTCCGACCGTGAATAACTCTTACGCAGAATCTTTACGTGCGGGGGCGGAGATCTTTCACACGCTGAAAAAAATCCTAGGCAAAAAAGGTCTTTCCACAGCCGTGGGTGATGAAGGTGGTTTTGCTCCGAAATTAGGATCAAACCAAGAAGCTTTGGACTTGTTGATGAATGCGATCGTGGATGCTGGTTATGATCCAGGTCAAAACGTGTTCTTGGCGTTAGACGTTGCAGCGACGGAAATGTACAAAGACGGAACTTACGAATGGCAAGGCAGCCGTATTTCGGCAACAGAGCTTTTGGGTATCTACAAATCATGGACTGAAAAGTATCCCATGATTTCGATCGAAGATGGATTTTCAGAAGATGATTGGGATGGATGGGTCAAAGCAACCGCAGAGCTGGGCCAAACATGCCAACTAGTAGGTGATGATTTGTTCGTAACAAATCCAAAACGCTTGCGTATGGGCTTAGAAAAGAGAGCCGCCAACGCGTTGCTAGTGAAGGTAAATCAAATCGGAACTTTGACTGAAACTTTTGAGGCCGTAAACTTGGCGCAAAGAAATCGTTATAAAACTGTGATGTCTCACCGTTCAGGTGAAACGGAAGACGTGACGATTGCCGATCTTGCGGTGGCCTTGAACTGCCATCAAATTAAAACCGGCAGCTTGTGCCGTGGTGAGCGTACAGCCAAATACAACCAGCTTCTAAGAATCGAAGAAGATTTGGGTGGGATGGGATTGTACTGGGATAAAGCCGCCTTTAGATAG
- a CDS encoding CpaF family protein translates to MSNDRSDVFRQTIQQNLGPILKYLDDKGVSEILVNGHKEIFVERKGKLERVPDSFLSEDDLRAAVNSIAQSVGRRIDDESPRLDARLPDGSRIAAVIPPMSRKGTTLSIRKFTNNKISFADYIKLGAINEDGARFLDICMFLGKNIIVSGGTGSGKTTLLSLLCTRIPKGQRVMVIEDSSELQVDYEHVVMFETRQADQLGKGEVSIKDLLKSALRLRPDRIIVGEVRSSEALELLNAMNTGHKGCMGTVHANTPEDAIVRLEALAQGGDAKISEKALRSQVISAIDIIVQVSRYSDGSRRIAAISEVLGINSDGSYHVEPIFDMSRMTRKPDGALEGKLQPTGYIPSFMEEIIDNNLPFPKAKFNKAA, encoded by the coding sequence ATGTCGAACGATAGATCCGATGTTTTCAGACAGACGATCCAGCAAAATCTGGGTCCTATCTTAAAATATTTGGACGACAAGGGCGTCTCCGAGATTCTCGTTAATGGTCACAAAGAAATTTTCGTCGAAAGAAAAGGAAAACTGGAAAGAGTTCCGGATTCCTTTTTATCTGAAGACGATTTGCGTGCGGCGGTCAACTCGATCGCCCAATCGGTCGGTCGTCGCATAGATGACGAATCCCCTCGTTTGGATGCGCGCTTGCCCGATGGTTCGCGTATTGCGGCGGTGATCCCACCGATGTCGCGCAAGGGCACCACGTTATCCATTCGTAAATTTACTAATAATAAAATCTCTTTTGCGGACTATATCAAGCTAGGTGCGATCAATGAAGATGGTGCAAGGTTCTTGGATATCTGCATGTTTTTAGGAAAAAATATCATCGTGTCGGGCGGTACGGGTTCAGGTAAAACAACGCTGTTGTCGTTGCTGTGTACAAGAATTCCAAAAGGCCAACGAGTGATGGTGATCGAGGATTCGTCAGAGCTGCAAGTCGATTACGAACACGTGGTGATGTTTGAAACCAGACAAGCCGATCAATTGGGAAAAGGCGAAGTGTCGATCAAAGATCTTTTAAAGAGTGCTCTTCGTCTGCGCCCGGATCGCATCATCGTGGGTGAGGTTCGGTCTAGTGAAGCTTTGGAATTATTAAACGCGATGAATACGGGTCATAAGGGGTGTATGGGCACGGTCCATGCGAATACGCCAGAAGATGCGATCGTCCGTTTAGAGGCGCTCGCCCAAGGGGGGGATGCGAAAATCTCCGAAAAAGCCTTACGCTCGCAAGTGATCTCTGCCATCGACATCATTGTTCAAGTCAGCCGGTACAGCGATGGATCTCGCCGCATCGCAGCTATTTCGGAAGTCCTCGGAATCAATAGCGATGGTTCATACCACGTTGAACCCATCTTCGACATGTCCAGAATGACGCGTAAGCCCGACGGTGCTTTGGAAGGAAAACTCCAACCCACCGGCTACATCCCGTCGTTCATGGAAGAAATAATCGACAACAACCTCCCCTTCCCCAAAGCCAAATTCAACAAGGCCGCTTAG
- a CDS encoding cupredoxin domain-containing protein → MSFVSSKIAQNCTKVALLLLFTSNAMAWEIDFSRRQVEFNKVKNEDRLPASIQEDQSATILNKVFESVEPTQDIVIMNTEKGFVPEQVRLRKGGNYRIHVVNVNGKEKNVSFVLDAFSEHHNTVFGEQKTFYVTPKTDGIFSYQCPETAVQGKFIIYSDVAGTAGDRKPASAK, encoded by the coding sequence GTGAGTTTTGTGAGTTCCAAGATCGCACAGAATTGCACTAAAGTAGCTTTGCTACTGTTATTCACATCAAATGCAATGGCTTGGGAAATTGATTTTTCTCGTCGCCAAGTTGAGTTTAACAAAGTTAAAAACGAAGATCGTTTGCCGGCGAGTATCCAAGAAGATCAATCGGCAACAATCCTGAACAAAGTCTTCGAATCGGTAGAGCCGACTCAAGACATCGTGATTATGAATACGGAAAAAGGCTTCGTGCCGGAACAAGTGCGCCTGCGTAAAGGTGGCAACTATCGTATTCACGTCGTGAATGTGAATGGGAAAGAAAAAAATGTCAGCTTTGTGCTGGATGCTTTTTCGGAACACCACAACACGGTTTTTGGTGAACAAAAAACTTTTTACGTAACTCCTAAGACAGATGGAATTTTCTCTTACCAATGCCCGGAAACAGCGGTGCAGGGTAAGTTCATCATTTACAGTGATGTGGCGGGTACGGCGGGTGACCGCAAACCAGCTTCGGCAAAATAA